The Acetivibrio cellulolyticus CD2 genome segment GGGGTGCTGAATAAGGAAGCTTACCAGAAGAATAAAAGAAATCTGCCTTTGAATTTTACCGAGATAGTTGTTGAGGGTGGTAATCATGCAGGTTTTGGATGCTATGGACCACAACAAGGCGACGGGAAAGCAGACATTTCATATGAAAAGCAGCAAACGTATACCGCTCAAGTCGTTGCTGAATTTTGCCACACAGCAAATTTTAAAAGATAATATACTAAGTTGTTTTTATAATATACAAATGTGATATTATGGGAGAGTAGAGTGTGAAACAAAGCAGAAGAGATTATAAATGCAATTGAACAATACCAAAGAGATGAGGGGGCATATCCTGAAGATTTAACAAAATTGCAACCTAAATATATTTATGAACTAAAAACATTTATGCTTGATATGGTTGATGCAAATATTGAGTATGTTTTATATGATAATTGTGAGAACGAAACGTATCGTTTATTTTATTCTGCCCCATTTTTATTTTTTGAAAATAAAACAATGTATGACAGCCTAAGTAAAGAATGGAGTACACGAATGGATTAGTAATTCAATGAAATGTTAAATGAGTCAATTGAAAAGAGCAGAGAAATATCTGATAATATAAATAGTAACTTTGAGTAATTTTGGTGCAGCATCCATGCTACTCTGGCTTTGCTATATCTGATACTGTTAAGTTTATAAATTGTGATGTATCTACTATAGCTATGAATAAAACTTGTGGAATGGCTGCATTTTTATTGTCATCAGGTAATTAAGTATTGTGAAGATTGAATTATCCCATATCTGAATTAATACGTGAGCGCATTTATATATGAGAAGTTGCTAAAGTAATTGAAGATGACGATATAATTATTGAGTATATATTATTAAAAGTTTGAGGGTTAAGATTATGATAGAAAAGTACGACAAAATAATTATAGGCGCAGGTTTGTATGGGTTATATTCTGCCCTTTTTTGCGGACAAAAAGGACAACATGTGCTTGTGCTAGAATGCGACCCTACACCTTTTCGAAGAGCGACTTACATTAACCAGGCAAGGGTGCATCAGGGATATCATTATCCAAGATCAATATCTACTGCGATGAAGTCAGCTGGATATTTTGAAAGATTTAGTGAAGACTATGGATTTTGTATTAACAGAGAATTTAACAAAGTTTACGCCACATCAAGACAATATTCATGGTCGAATGGCGAACAATTTAAGAACTTTTGTAAAGCAGCAAAAATTCAATGTGAGGAATTGCATCCGAAAAGATTTTTTAAGAAGGGTATGTGTGATGGTGCGTTTCTTACTAAAGAATATACATATGATGCGACGATTTTGAAGGATTACTTCATAGGCAAATTATCTAGTATGAGTAATGTGAAAATCCAGTATGGAATCAATATACAAAGAGTAGAACAACAACCAAATTGCTACGTGATTCTAACAGATGATGGTAAAAATTATCAGACAGAATTCCTTTTGAATGCTACATATGCAGCGACTAATCAGATATTAGAAATGGTGGGTTTTGAAAAATTCAAAATAAAGTATGAACTATGTGAAATTATTTTATGTGATGTTAATGACAGATTGAAACAATATGGTTTTACCATAATGGACGGTCCTTTCTTTTCAATTATACCTTTTGGAAAAACGGGCTTACATTCTCTTACGTCTGTTACGTTTACGCCGCATACTACCAGCTCTGACGAACTCCCAACATTTGCATGTCAAAAAGAAAGCAATGGAAATTGTTCTACAAAACGCTTAGGAAACTGCAATGACTGTCCTGCAAAACCAGAAACTGCATTTCCCTATATGGCAAATCTAGCAAGAAAATATCTTAAAGATGAATATGGCTTTGAATATAGAAATTCTCTGTTTTCAATGAAGCCAATATTGATAAGCTCTGAAATAGATGATTCTAGACCTACAGTAATAAGAACATATTCTAAGAATCCTACTTTTGTAGGTGTTCTGTCGGGAAAAATTAATACAGTTTACGACTTAGACGAGGTGCTAGGTGATGAAAAATAAAGAGAAAAATTTTGTATCCGCTATTATATATGTACATAATAAAGAGAATAGAATCGAAAGATTTTTAAAAACTATCGTTTCTGTTTTAGAAGATAATTTCGAAAACTCTGAGATTATCTGTGTTAATGACAATTCTAATGATGAAAGCATACAGAAAATCAAAGCGGTGAGCGCACAGGCAAAGAGCACAAGTATATCAGTACTCAATATGAGTTATTTCCATGGCCTTGAAATGTCTATGAATGCAGGAATGGACTTAGCAATAGGGGATTTTGTGTTCGAGTTTGATTCCACAACAATGGACTATGATGTGGAAGAGATTATGAAAATATATAGACGTTCTCTTGAAGGCTATGACATTGTAAGTGCATCTCCAAATAAGAAAAAGAAAATTTCTTCTAGTATCTTTTATTTTGTATTTGATAAATTTACTGATCTTTCATATAAGATGACTACAGAAAGTTTTCGCATTTTAAGCCGCCGGGTGATCAATCGCATTAGCAGTATGAATAAGACAGTTCCATATAGGAAAGCAATTTATGCAAATTGTGGTTTAAAAACAGATAGTATTATTTATGAAGTAAAGAAGACCGATTCAACAGCTGATAAAAAAGAACATAAGTATAGAAGAGGATTGGCGACAGATTCATTAATTCTTTTTACGGATGTGGGATATAGATTTTCCACATTAATGACCTTTTTTATGATGCTTATGACAGTCTTTATGGTCATATATTCCCTGGTTATCTATTGCACAGGCACTCCGGTAGAAGGTTGGACAACTACAATTCTTTTCCTCTCAGTTGCATTCTTTGGTTTGTTTGCTATTTTGACTATTGTTATTAAATACCTGCAGCTTCTAATTGAACTGGTATTCAAGAGAAAAAGATATAGTTTTGAAAGCATTGAAAAATTAACGAAGTAGAGGAGAAAAAAGCATGAAGGCTTTAGTAGGATATACCGGCTTTGTGGGAAGCAATATATATGCAGAAGGAACATTTGACGTAGCATATAATTCAAAAAACATCGAAGAAGCTTATGGAACAAATCCGGACCTTTTAATATATGCAGGACTGCGGGCAGAAAAGTATCTAGCAAATAATGCACCCGAAAAAGATATGGAGTTAATTTTTCAGGCCGAAAAAAATATTGCTGCCATCAAGCCTAAGAAACTTGTGCTGATTTCAACAATAGATGTATTCAAATCTCCCAAAAATGTAGATGAAAATGCGGGTATTGATACAGAAAATTTGCATGCATATGGATACAACAGATATCAGTTAGAATGCTGGGTAAGGGAGAATTTCCCTGACGCATTGATTATTCGCTTACCAGGTCTTTTTGGAGCAAATCTAAAAAAGAATTTTATTTATGATTTTATCAATTTGATTCCTTTTATGTTGAAGAAGGAAAAGATGGATGAACTTTCTTTGAAAGATCCGGACTTGAAGCAATATTATCAATTGCAGGATAATGGCTTTTATAAAGTAAGAAATCTAGAGGATACGGATAAAGGAATGCTTAAAGAAAAGTTCAGACGCCTTGGGTTTAGTGCCTTGAATTTCACAGATAGTAGGAGCATTTATCAATTTTATCCGCTGAAACGTTTATGGAGCGACATTCATATTGCTATTGACCACGATATCAAATTATGGCATCCTGCTACAGAACCTATTTCGGCAGGAGAACTTTATAAGTATCTTACAGGTGAAGAATTTATAAATGAACTTCCAGGAATGCCTGCAGATTATGATTTCAGGACGGTATATGATGCGATATTTGGCGGGGGTAGTGGATATATCTGTAATAAGAAAGAGGTTCTAAGAAGAGTCAAGGAGTATGTGGAACAATGACTACTAATATGTTGAAAAAAATCAAAGAAAATGATTTTTCAAGGGGAATTTTTGAAGGAGATTAGTTGGATGAATTTATCAATATCTAATATTGCTTGGGAGTCGAAAGATGACTTACAGGTATATGATCTTATGAAGAAATATAAATATATTGGCCTTGAAATTGCTCCGACCAGAATATTTTCAGATGCACCTTACGAGAAGATTGCTGATGCTGTGACATGGAGTGAAAAGCTGAGGAAGGAATATGATTTTGTGATTTCTTCTATGCAGTCAATCTGGTATGGCCGTCACGAAAAACTGTTCGGCTCAGACGAAGAAAGAAAGACGCTTTTAGATTATACAAAGATGTCCATAGATTTTGCGGCGGCTGTAGGCTGTAAAAACCTTGTATTTGGATGCCCAAGAAATCGCAATTTACCGGAAGGGGCAAGTCAGGATATTGCTGTAGAGTTTTTTAAGGAATTAGGTGATTACGCGGCCCGCGTTGGAAACATCATAGGAATGGAGGCCAATCCCCCTATTTACAATACAAATTATATCAATGATACAACAGCTGCATTGGAGCTGATTCCACGTGTCAATTCAAAAGGTTTTCTGCTGAATTTAGATGTTGGAACTATGCTGCATAATAGAGAAAATGTATGCGAGCTTGTTGGACAAGTAAAGTATATCAATCATGTTCATATCAGTGAACCTGGGCTTAAGACTATTATAAAACATGATTTACATCAAAAACTAAAAGATATTTTATTGGGTGAAGACTATCAAGGCTTTATTTCAATTGAAATGAGCAGGACAGAAGATTTGAAAGCTTTGGAAGAAGTTATGAAGTATGTCCAGGAGGTTTTTGCAGGATGATTTATGAGAAACAACCGAAGCAAGGAAGGTAAATATGCAATGAGAGAGTCACTTCGGAAAAATATGGAGTACAAACAGATGGCCTGCTCTTGACCTAAAAGACTATCCTATTCTTATATTAATTTAATGTGTCCTGTTTATGCGCACTATTTTCATTCGTTACTTTTTTACCGTGCAGTAAATAATACAGTAAGATGCATACAAGAGCAATGGCTGATACAATAGTATACATCCCCCTATAACCGGTGTATGGAATAATAAATCCCACAGCCAAGGGGCCTATTCCCATCCCAATGTCACAAAGCATGTAATATGTCGAATTTGCCAACCCTAAACGATGGGGGGGAGTTACTTTTACCGCGATTGTCTGTGTGCTTGATGCAATGGCGCCGAATCCAAGGCCGACTAAAACTGCCGATAATAAAAGCATAAAGCCGTAATAGCTATGGCTGAACACGAACACACCTACTGAAAATACTATAATTGCAGGGTACATGATTGTATTTTCACCTTTGGAATCTATAAGCTTGCCAACCATTGGCCTCGAAATTAAAACGACAACAGCATAAACGATAAAAAAGAATCTGGCCGCATCCGCCAAATTGATTTCTTTAGCGTATACAGCAAGAAAAGACACAATGTTTGAATAACACATATATATCAGCAAACAAACGATTGAAATTGAGATAGCTTTTGGTTCGACAAAATTACTTATCCTGCCTCCAGGCATTCCGCTCTGTTGCACATGTTTGAATTCTTTTTTGCGCAGAGATAGAAATGGTACTATTAAAAGATTGATTACTGAAGCAATTGTACATGTGGCAAAAATCACGCTGTAACTTCCAAGCTGGCTTAAAAAAATGCCTAAAAAGGGGCCGATCGCCGTGGCAAGAATTTGGCTTAATGAGTAATACCCAATGCCTTCGCCTCTTCTTTCCTCCGGTATAATATCCGATACGATTGTAGCTGTTGACGTAGAGGTAATACCGAACGCTACGCCATGAAAAAATCGGATAATAAGCAGGCGCATAATGCTGTTAATTCCATAATAAGCGAGCGACATAACTAAACCTGCTATAACACCGATAAAAAGCATATTTTTATAACCGGTCCGTGCTATAAATCTCCCTGTGAACACACGCGAAATCAGAGCGCCGATTATAAATATGCTGGCGGCAAAACCAGCCGTGTTCGGCGATGAGTTAAATTTACTTATTGAATATTCAGAAGTAATTATCATTAACAAGTAAAAGTTCAACGCAACAAAGAAATTAACGCAGGCGCTTATTATAAATTCTTTCGTCCATAATTTTTGTTTGTCCATTATTGTAACCTCATCTGCAACTTGCCTATACCGCCAACTCATAAATAGCTGTAACTGCATTTTTATCTAAAGGCACATATCCACCTGTAGTTCCATCACCAATACCAAATTTATCCACGAGTGTGGGAATATCTTCTTTTCTTGCTCCTAGCTCTTTGAAATTAACAGGCATTCCTATGGAAGACAAAAAACTCTTAAAGGCATTAATTCCTTCCAATGCTGTTGCCTTTGGGTTCTCAAAGTCCATTTCGCAGCCGAATACTCTCACTGCCATCTGTGCAAACCGCATACAATCATGATGTTCCACTACATACGACATCCATGCGGGCATGATAACAGCAAGACCGGCACCATGTGCACAGTCGTATAAAGCAGACAATTCATGCTCAATACCATGGCTGTTCCAATCCTGCTCTCTTCCTACACCAACAATATTATTATGCGCAACCATTCCTGCCCACATAATGTTAGCACGTGCTCCATAATCATTTGGATCTTTTATTGCCTTTGGAGTTTCTTTTATCATTGTCATTAACACCGCTTCACATAAACGATCCGTAATCTCTACATCCTTTGTATTTGTAAAATAGCGCTCAAATACATGAGCCATAATATCGGTTGCACCACAAGCTGTCTGATAAGCTGGAAGAGTCATAGTAAGTTCGGGATTAAGAATTGAAAATTTAGGACGGAGACAATCTCCACCGGCACCTCTTTTTAGCATTCCATCCTCTTTTGTAATAACAGTATTCTCAGAACCTTCACTACCCGCTGCTGAAATAGTCAAAACTGTTCCTATTGGAAGTGCTTTCACAGGGCTTTTTCCACTAAAAAAGTCCCAAAAGTCTCCATCGTATACTATTCCCATAGCAATAGCCTTTGCAGAATCAATAACGCTTCCTCCGCCTACTGCCAAAATAAAATCTACCTGTTCCTTTTTGCACAGTGATATGCCTTCATACACCAATTCACTTCTCGGATTTGGTTTTACTCCACCCAACTCTACATATAGGATTCCTTCTTCGTCCAATGACTTTTTAACACGTTCAAGAAGCCCTGATTTTATTGCCGATTGACCGCCATAATGAATTAAAACTTTCTTTCCCCCGAATTTTGCAACGTATTTTCCCGTTTCCGTCTCTCTGCTTTTACCGAATACAAAATAAGTCGGACTACAAAAATCGAAATTATTCATGTCTTAATTCTCCTTTAATTTATTTTTATTTTCAACGATGATATATTTTGTTAAACTCTCTATTTATATATACACTTATTTTGATCGTAAACTTTTCTTAATATTATGCGATATTACCCATTATATAATATCTCAGCTAAGCTGCAAAGCTTGGAAGTGTGAAAATTGCTGTGATAAAGATGGATCTTGCTTAGTTTACAAAATTAAATAATGTTCCAAATGCATAAAGACTTATAGTTTTACAGAACATAGATTATCGCTAGAAATAGGAATTGGATTGGGAGGTGCTTTTTGAAAACATGGAAAAATGCTTTTCACCAACAATATGGACGGAAGATCAGCTCCCAGAATGTGCTAAGGGTTGCACTCGTTGTGAATTGTATAAACAGAGGACAAGGATTGTATGGGGGGAAGGCAACCCGAAGGCTGATATAGTTGTAATTTTAGACAATCCTGGTTGTAGGGAAGATAAAAATGGAAATGAACTTATTTGCGGTACGAGGCAGACCCTTCAGTTTGCTGCTAATTCTGTGGGTCTAAATGAGAAGGATTTATACATTACTTATATTTTAAAGTGCAGACCTGTACGAAAATATAATAAGGAAAATGCTCGAGAGACTTGCCTGGGGTATCTGTATCAACAATTACAAACAAACAACTTTAAAATTGCATTTTGTTTAGGGGATGTGGCAGTAA includes the following:
- a CDS encoding uracil-DNA glycosylase; protein product: MEKCFSPTIWTEDQLPECAKGCTRCELYKQRTRIVWGEGNPKADIVVILDNPGCREDKNGNELICGTRQTLQFAANSVGLNEKDLYITYILKCRPVRKYNKENARETCLGYLYQQLQTNNFKIAFCLGDVAVKAFFSDPERDVKSTRGMWHYVRNIPTYVSYHPLAIRRRPNLYGIFINDWEQVNKFYIFR
- a CDS encoding MFS transporter — protein: MDKQKLWTKEFIISACVNFFVALNFYLLMIITSEYSISKFNSSPNTAGFAASIFIIGALISRVFTGRFIARTGYKNMLFIGVIAGLVMSLAYYGINSIMRLLIIRFFHGVAFGITSTSTATIVSDIIPEERRGEGIGYYSLSQILATAIGPFLGIFLSQLGSYSVIFATCTIASVINLLIVPFLSLRKKEFKHVQQSGMPGGRISNFVEPKAISISIVCLLIYMCYSNIVSFLAVYAKEINLADAARFFFIVYAVVVLISRPMVGKLIDSKGENTIMYPAIIVFSVGVFVFSHSYYGFMLLLSAVLVGLGFGAIASSTQTIAVKVTPPHRLGLANSTYYMLCDIGMGIGPLAVGFIIPYTGYRGMYTIVSAIALVCILLYYLLHGKKVTNENSAHKQDTLN
- a CDS encoding FAD-dependent oxidoreductase, producing the protein MIEKYDKIIIGAGLYGLYSALFCGQKGQHVLVLECDPTPFRRATYINQARVHQGYHYPRSISTAMKSAGYFERFSEDYGFCINREFNKVYATSRQYSWSNGEQFKNFCKAAKIQCEELHPKRFFKKGMCDGAFLTKEYTYDATILKDYFIGKLSSMSNVKIQYGINIQRVEQQPNCYVILTDDGKNYQTEFLLNATYAATNQILEMVGFEKFKIKYELCEIILCDVNDRLKQYGFTIMDGPFFSIIPFGKTGLHSLTSVTFTPHTTSSDELPTFACQKESNGNCSTKRLGNCNDCPAKPETAFPYMANLARKYLKDEYGFEYRNSLFSMKPILISSEIDDSRPTVIRTYSKNPTFVGVLSGKINTVYDLDEVLGDEK
- a CDS encoding iron-containing alcohol dehydrogenase: MNNFDFCSPTYFVFGKSRETETGKYVAKFGGKKVLIHYGGQSAIKSGLLERVKKSLDEEGILYVELGGVKPNPRSELVYEGISLCKKEQVDFILAVGGGSVIDSAKAIAMGIVYDGDFWDFFSGKSPVKALPIGTVLTISAAGSEGSENTVITKEDGMLKRGAGGDCLRPKFSILNPELTMTLPAYQTACGATDIMAHVFERYFTNTKDVEITDRLCEAVLMTMIKETPKAIKDPNDYGARANIMWAGMVAHNNIVGVGREQDWNSHGIEHELSALYDCAHGAGLAVIMPAWMSYVVEHHDCMRFAQMAVRVFGCEMDFENPKATALEGINAFKSFLSSIGMPVNFKELGARKEDIPTLVDKFGIGDGTTGGYVPLDKNAVTAIYELAV
- a CDS encoding sugar phosphate isomerase/epimerase family protein, which encodes MNLSISNIAWESKDDLQVYDLMKKYKYIGLEIAPTRIFSDAPYEKIADAVTWSEKLRKEYDFVISSMQSIWYGRHEKLFGSDEERKTLLDYTKMSIDFAAAVGCKNLVFGCPRNRNLPEGASQDIAVEFFKELGDYAARVGNIIGMEANPPIYNTNYINDTTAALELIPRVNSKGFLLNLDVGTMLHNRENVCELVGQVKYINHVHISEPGLKTIIKHDLHQKLKDILLGEDYQGFISIEMSRTEDLKALEEVMKYVQEVFAG
- a CDS encoding glycosyltransferase codes for the protein MKNKEKNFVSAIIYVHNKENRIERFLKTIVSVLEDNFENSEIICVNDNSNDESIQKIKAVSAQAKSTSISVLNMSYFHGLEMSMNAGMDLAIGDFVFEFDSTTMDYDVEEIMKIYRRSLEGYDIVSASPNKKKKISSSIFYFVFDKFTDLSYKMTTESFRILSRRVINRISSMNKTVPYRKAIYANCGLKTDSIIYEVKKTDSTADKKEHKYRRGLATDSLILFTDVGYRFSTLMTFFMMLMTVFMVIYSLVIYCTGTPVEGWTTTILFLSVAFFGLFAILTIVIKYLQLLIELVFKRKRYSFESIEKLTK
- a CDS encoding ATP-dependent Clp protease proteolytic subunit, which codes for MQHPCYSGFAISDTVKFINCDVSTIAMNKTCGMAAFLLSSGN
- a CDS encoding sugar nucleotide-binding protein; translated protein: MKALVGYTGFVGSNIYAEGTFDVAYNSKNIEEAYGTNPDLLIYAGLRAEKYLANNAPEKDMELIFQAEKNIAAIKPKKLVLISTIDVFKSPKNVDENAGIDTENLHAYGYNRYQLECWVRENFPDALIIRLPGLFGANLKKNFIYDFINLIPFMLKKEKMDELSLKDPDLKQYYQLQDNGFYKVRNLEDTDKGMLKEKFRRLGFSALNFTDSRSIYQFYPLKRLWSDIHIAIDHDIKLWHPATEPISAGELYKYLTGEEFINELPGMPADYDFRTVYDAIFGGGSGYICNKKEVLRRVKEYVEQ